Proteins encoded by one window of bacterium:
- a CDS encoding glycosyltransferase, which translates to MPELRDYAELVGQGTIDELRALASHLEGKEIQNINSTAVGGGVAEILSRMIPLLREMGVNARWDVIKGDEQFYSTTKKMHNGLHGVEVAISPEEWEHFLQTNRQNAAEMSFARDITYIHDPQPIGLVERKSEIGSKWLWRCHIDVTNPRPELMALLDPYIQQYDAAVFSAPAFAQTLSIPQVLIAPSIDPLADKNKELPQSVIDSILERFGIDRDRPIVTQISRFDYLKDPVGVIKVYKMVKRHLDCQLVLAGGGATDDPEGMQVLQEVRAAAADDPDIHVLFLPPSSDIEINALQRASAVVMQKSLKEGFGLTVSEALWKGRPVIATAVGGIPLQIAHRYSGMLSHSIEGTAHYLKQLLQEPEFAEKLGKNGKEHVRTNFLITRHIRDYLLLFLSVYHEGDIVRLDTEPH; encoded by the coding sequence ATGCCTGAACTACGCGACTATGCCGAACTGGTTGGTCAGGGGACGATCGACGAACTCCGGGCGCTCGCCTCGCATCTCGAGGGGAAGGAGATACAGAATATCAACTCCACTGCAGTCGGCGGCGGCGTAGCGGAGATATTGAGCCGCATGATCCCGCTGTTACGCGAAATGGGGGTGAATGCACGCTGGGATGTCATCAAAGGGGATGAGCAGTTTTACTCCACTACCAAGAAGATGCACAACGGTCTGCATGGTGTTGAGGTTGCCATCTCCCCCGAAGAGTGGGAGCACTTCCTGCAAACCAATCGCCAGAATGCCGCGGAAATGTCCTTCGCTCGCGACATCACCTACATTCATGATCCCCAGCCGATCGGGCTGGTCGAACGCAAGAGCGAGATCGGCAGCAAATGGCTCTGGCGTTGTCATATCGATGTCACCAATCCGCGGCCAGAATTGATGGCGCTTCTGGATCCGTACATACAGCAGTATGATGCGGCAGTCTTCTCGGCGCCGGCTTTCGCCCAGACGCTCTCTATTCCGCAGGTCCTGATCGCACCATCGATCGACCCACTCGCCGACAAAAATAAGGAACTGCCGCAGTCAGTGATCGATTCGATCCTCGAACGATTCGGTATCGATCGCGACCGGCCGATCGTCACCCAGATCTCCCGATTTGACTATCTCAAGGATCCGGTCGGCGTCATCAAAGTCTACAAGATGGTGAAACGACATCTCGACTGCCAACTGGTCCTCGCCGGAGGCGGTGCAACCGATGACCCGGAGGGGATGCAGGTTTTGCAGGAGGTCCGGGCCGCGGCGGCCGATGATCCGGATATTCACGTCTTGTTTTTGCCCCCATCGAGCGATATAGAGATCAACGCCCTGCAGCGAGCCTCGGCGGTCGTCATGCAAAAATCACTCAAGGAGGGATTTGGACTGACTGTCTCGGAAGCACTCTGGAAAGGAAGACCCGTCATCGCAACGGCGGTCGGCGGCATACCTCTGCAGATCGCCCATCGCTATTCGGGAATGCTGTCGCATTCGATCGAAGGGACCGCGCATTACCTGAAGCAGTTGTTACAGGAGCCGGAATTTGCCGAAAAATTGGGGAAAAACGGGAAGGAACATGTCCGGACCAACTTCCTGATCACCCGACATATTCGCGATTATCTGCTGCTGTTTTTGTCGGTCTATCACGAGGGAGATATTGTCCGATTGGATACTGAGCCCCACTAA
- a CDS encoding 2'-5' RNA ligase family protein, producing the protein MPFGYSAGDLNATGGNNFAVVIFLPDHLCRMIEPIREKYDPDYSLVESHISLVFPFQCSQPFDEITRTIRRTVESIPPIKIELSSIGDFYPGFPLIYWEVKRCAPIDEIYKTLYARLDLALPHKNYIPHVTVAKEISDHRVVLVKEKIVPYLGEESFEADSIDLIAPTANKQWVSVRSFQLTGV; encoded by the coding sequence ATGCCGTTTGGCTATTCTGCAGGCGACCTGAATGCGACCGGGGGAAACAACTTTGCGGTGGTCATTTTTCTGCCCGATCATCTTTGCCGGATGATCGAACCGATCCGCGAAAAGTACGACCCCGACTACTCGCTCGTCGAGTCGCATATATCCCTCGTTTTCCCCTTCCAGTGTTCGCAACCATTTGATGAGATCACCAGGACAATCCGCCGGACAGTCGAGTCGATCCCGCCGATCAAGATAGAGCTGTCATCGATCGGAGATTTTTATCCCGGTTTCCCGCTCATTTATTGGGAAGTAAAACGTTGTGCGCCGATCGACGAGATCTACAAAACACTCTATGCACGCTTGGATCTCGCGCTCCCGCACAAAAACTATATCCCCCATGTGACTGTGGCAAAAGAGATCTCCGACCATCGCGTGGTGCTGGTGAAGGAGAAGATCGTCCCCTATCTGGGAGAAGAAAGTTTTGAGGCGGATTCTATCGACCTGATCGCGCCGACCGCCAATAAGCAGTGGGTCTCAGTCCGTTCGTTTCAACTGACGGGGGTTTAG
- a CDS encoding bifunctional alpha,alpha-trehalose-phosphate synthase (UDP-forming)/trehalose-phosphatase has product MRLIIVANRLPVSIRYDQGTPICERSPGGLVSGLATWLERLKKQRTEIEETIWIGWPGSAIPEKDRADLAIELRNQGSHPVYLSVEDMEQFYLGFCNATLWPLFHYFLVYAQFFEEHWTEYVRVNRLFADAVLEIARPDDLIWVQDYHLMLAPQMIRERIPDASIGFFLHIPWPSYEVFRLLPTQWRRGILEGLLSADLIGFHTPEYRQYFLQSAMRIMGYEHNMGRIAMPNRLALAETFPMGIEFDTWQTLARSAETVKERAELERHFKGTKLILSIDRLDYSKGIKTRLKAFARFLEKYPEWHGRVTFIVIVIPSRVGVEKYDEMKREIDREVGKVNGRFSQLHWTPIQYQFRSVPPHQLSALYRASSLAVVTPLRDGMNLIAKEYVASRIELDGVLLLSELAGSARELTEAILVNPHDIEEVAEGIQLALKMPIEDQMIRMSAMQSRLQRYDVNAWADDFMNSLSQIKQEQQRLYARALQPRDREQMIDSFQNAENRLLLLDYDGTLMPHFDHPQSAQPTDDILYLLEALCADERNQVVMISGRDKETMAAWFEPLPINLIAEHGIWIRSIGHGWRTLKPATNQWKPQILQLLQATSDRLPGAFVEEKEYSVAWHYRRSDPELAAIRAAELRDTLVNLTANIDLQVLAGKKVIEVRVSGINKGTAALDWMSQAKADFVLAIGDDWTDEDLFAVLPESAYSIRVGMVQSRARFNVRSYLDVRQLLEQMAWDTEAAR; this is encoded by the coding sequence ATGCGGCTTATCATTGTCGCAAATCGCCTTCCGGTGTCCATTCGATATGATCAAGGCACACCGATCTGTGAACGAAGTCCGGGCGGACTTGTCAGCGGGCTCGCCACCTGGCTGGAACGTCTCAAAAAACAACGCACCGAGATTGAAGAGACGATCTGGATTGGTTGGCCCGGCTCCGCAATACCGGAGAAAGACCGCGCCGATCTGGCTATCGAACTCCGGAATCAGGGTTCGCATCCGGTCTATCTTTCGGTCGAGGACATGGAGCAGTTCTATCTCGGCTTCTGCAATGCCACCCTCTGGCCGCTTTTCCATTATTTCCTGGTGTATGCTCAGTTCTTCGAAGAGCATTGGACGGAGTATGTGCGCGTCAACCGGCTTTTTGCCGATGCGGTACTTGAGATCGCTCGCCCCGACGACCTGATCTGGGTGCAGGACTATCATCTCATGCTGGCTCCCCAGATGATCCGCGAACGGATCCCCGATGCATCGATCGGCTTTTTCCTGCACATTCCCTGGCCGTCATATGAGGTTTTTCGCCTGCTTCCGACTCAGTGGCGTCGCGGCATTCTTGAGGGACTTTTGTCCGCCGACCTGATCGGGTTTCACACGCCGGAGTACCGACAGTATTTCCTGCAGAGTGCAATGCGGATCATGGGATATGAGCATAACATGGGACGCATTGCGATGCCCAATCGCCTTGCGCTGGCCGAAACCTTTCCGATGGGGATAGAGTTCGATACCTGGCAAACACTCGCCCGCTCGGCGGAGACGGTCAAAGAGCGCGCCGAGCTGGAGCGCCATTTCAAGGGAACCAAGCTGATCCTCTCAATTGATCGACTCGATTATTCCAAGGGGATCAAGACCCGCCTGAAAGCGTTTGCCCGCTTCCTCGAGAAATATCCTGAATGGCATGGGCGAGTCACCTTCATTGTCATAGTCATCCCGTCCCGTGTGGGTGTGGAGAAATACGATGAAATGAAACGAGAGATCGACCGCGAGGTCGGCAAGGTAAATGGACGGTTCAGCCAGTTGCACTGGACGCCCATCCAGTACCAGTTCAGATCGGTCCCGCCGCATCAGCTTTCGGCGCTCTATCGTGCCTCATCGCTTGCGGTAGTGACCCCACTTCGGGATGGAATGAACCTGATCGCCAAAGAGTATGTCGCCAGCCGGATAGAACTCGATGGCGTTTTACTCCTTTCGGAACTGGCTGGCTCCGCGCGCGAGCTGACCGAGGCGATCCTGGTCAATCCGCACGATATCGAAGAAGTAGCCGAGGGGATCCAGCTCGCCCTAAAGATGCCGATCGAGGACCAGATGATACGAATGTCTGCTATGCAAAGCAGACTGCAACGATACGACGTTAATGCCTGGGCTGACGATTTCATGAATTCACTATCGCAGATCAAACAGGAGCAGCAGCGTCTGTATGCCCGTGCGCTCCAGCCGCGAGATCGTGAGCAGATGATTGACTCATTCCAAAATGCAGAGAATCGTCTGTTGTTACTCGACTATGACGGCACCTTGATGCCGCATTTCGACCACCCCCAGTCGGCCCAGCCGACAGACGATATTCTCTATCTGCTGGAGGCGCTTTGTGCCGATGAACGGAATCAGGTGGTGATGATCTCGGGAAGAGACAAGGAGACGATGGCCGCCTGGTTCGAACCACTTCCGATCAACTTGATCGCCGAGCATGGGATCTGGATCCGATCGATCGGCCATGGCTGGCGAACACTGAAACCTGCCACCAACCAATGGAAGCCGCAGATCCTCCAGTTGCTGCAGGCTACTTCCGATCGACTCCCCGGCGCCTTCGTTGAAGAAAAGGAATACTCGGTGGCCTGGCACTATCGACGTTCCGATCCGGAGCTAGCGGCGATCCGGGCAGCGGAACTTCGCGACACCCTGGTCAATCTCACTGCCAATATTGATCTTCAGGTGTTGGCGGGGAAGAAGGTGATCGAGGTGCGAGTCTCCGGGATCAACAAGGGGACCGCGGCACTCGACTGGATGTCGCAGGCTAAAGCGGATTTCGTGCTGGCAATCGGCGATGACTGGACGGACGAGGATCTCTTTGCGGTACTGCCGGAATCCGCTTACTCGATCCGAGTCGGGATGGTCCAATCACGTGCGAGGTTTAATGTGCGAAGTTACCTTGATGTCCGACAGTTGCTCGAACAGATGGCCTGGGACACGGAGGCAGCGCGATGA
- a CDS encoding SBBP repeat-containing protein, with product MSKLLFFLVLLLPAVSLAEPSVSYRSIVKPETFIQNCGQWPDSILFQTKVNGAVVWFGRSGLYYQLFKRNEAEADSSDQHLTRLVHEELVGANRNAEVVGENESNYYCNYFLGNDSTKWTTDVPTFSSIRYYDIYPGIDLRYYFRNGHLEYDFLLSPSADPLAIQINYQGIDSLITGAAGELVVATDWGKITQQPPTVYEATTGRPVMCEYQIEANSFGFSLPPRRSDLAIVIDPVLMFSSYLGGNQNEFAWDVSVDKQKNIYVVGYTRSVDFPGQVYLDTTYDWDIFVTKLEPMGRSILWTAVFRGTEIDIATSCKVDQSGNIVVVGTTTSTDFPMYRPLPGRREGITDGIVFKLTKNGNQLLFSTLIGGLEKDSITSVALDKSGNIYWCGNTWSTDYPTKSAFRSAPTEVPWGFVSKMSPEGDSLIFSTYLGFSDDYFSIAVDNSNHAVVAGRTWDKYFPLVNPIDVTRGDVGTFITKFTPNGDSLVFSTFLSASQGNAFRGVAIDSEDRIYVTGTSHAVYYDEQPYPLANPLAGLAWLEDGVVSLLDPTGQDLIFSTYWGGWESSHDEFRDIAVDSSGYFTVVGYFDSPEYRFINAIDSTIYWASGEVSIVKFAPNGSDIVYSTLLGGRRGEGCWALDVDNSGNVYVVGATASDDWPLLDPVDSIFAGTVDRPADCLVAIISDSPTDVSEDTEGGLPLRFTLHQNYPNPFNGETIIQFDLPRAAVVDLSIFNILGEKVRTVVTQPYPAGSHQVFWSGNDNHGNPVASGVYFYRITTESGNLSKKLLLLK from the coding sequence GTGTCGAAGTTATTGTTCTTTCTGGTGCTGCTATTACCTGCAGTTTCATTAGCTGAACCATCGGTCAGTTATCGTTCGATCGTCAAGCCCGAGACATTCATCCAAAATTGCGGCCAATGGCCTGATTCAATCCTCTTCCAGACCAAAGTCAACGGGGCGGTTGTCTGGTTTGGTCGGTCAGGGCTTTACTACCAACTGTTCAAGCGCAATGAGGCTGAGGCGGATTCCTCGGATCAGCATTTAACTCGACTGGTGCATGAAGAGCTTGTAGGTGCCAATCGGAATGCAGAAGTGGTCGGCGAGAATGAATCGAACTACTATTGCAACTACTTCCTCGGCAATGATTCGACCAAATGGACAACCGATGTCCCGACCTTTTCGTCTATCAGATACTATGATATCTATCCGGGTATCGACCTCCGCTACTACTTCCGAAATGGGCATTTGGAGTACGACTTTCTACTGTCGCCAAGTGCCGACCCGCTGGCAATTCAGATCAACTATCAAGGAATTGATTCTCTCATTACCGGCGCCGCCGGCGAATTGGTAGTAGCGACCGATTGGGGGAAGATCACACAACAGCCACCAACTGTCTATGAAGCGACCACGGGTCGACCAGTTATGTGTGAATATCAAATTGAGGCAAATTCGTTCGGTTTCTCTTTGCCTCCCCGACGAAGTGATTTGGCGATTGTCATTGATCCGGTGTTGATGTTTTCAAGCTACCTTGGGGGCAATCAGAACGAGTTTGCATGGGATGTCTCCGTAGATAAACAGAAGAACATTTACGTGGTTGGCTACACTCGGTCTGTTGACTTTCCGGGTCAGGTGTACTTAGACACCACATATGACTGGGACATTTTCGTCACGAAACTAGAACCCATGGGACGGAGCATACTCTGGACCGCCGTGTTTCGTGGAACCGAGATTGATATAGCGACCTCATGCAAAGTTGATCAGTCAGGGAATATTGTAGTTGTGGGTACAACAACCTCAACCGACTTCCCAATGTACCGGCCCTTGCCCGGACGACGGGAGGGAATTACGGACGGTATTGTTTTCAAACTCACGAAGAACGGGAATCAACTACTGTTTAGCACATTGATTGGTGGATTAGAAAAGGACTCAATTACCAGTGTCGCTCTAGACAAATCTGGCAATATTTACTGGTGCGGGAATACGTGGTCAACAGATTATCCCACCAAGAGTGCGTTCAGATCAGCGCCAACGGAAGTTCCGTGGGGATTCGTCTCCAAAATGTCTCCGGAAGGCGACTCGCTCATTTTCAGCACGTACCTTGGATTCTCCGATGATTATTTCTCGATTGCTGTTGACAACTCGAATCATGCTGTCGTCGCAGGACGGACATGGGACAAGTATTTTCCGCTAGTCAATCCGATTGACGTTACGAGAGGAGATGTGGGGACTTTTATTACGAAGTTCACTCCAAACGGAGATTCACTAGTATTTAGCACTTTTCTGAGCGCATCGCAGGGAAACGCCTTTAGAGGAGTGGCAATAGATTCAGAAGATCGTATTTACGTGACCGGTACGTCTCACGCTGTTTACTATGATGAGCAGCCTTATCCGCTGGCGAATCCATTGGCTGGCCTGGCTTGGTTGGAGGATGGGGTAGTCTCGCTTTTGGATCCGACAGGTCAGGACCTGATATTTTCCACGTATTGGGGCGGCTGGGAATCATCACATGACGAATTCCGAGACATTGCCGTTGATTCATCAGGCTATTTCACCGTAGTTGGTTATTTCGATTCTCCTGAGTACAGGTTCATTAACGCTATCGACTCAACGATCTACTGGGCGTCGGGAGAAGTCTCGATCGTCAAGTTCGCACCAAATGGCTCAGACATAGTTTATTCCACCTTATTGGGCGGTAGGCGTGGTGAGGGGTGTTGGGCTCTCGACGTAGATAATAGTGGTAATGTCTATGTTGTCGGTGCAACTGCCTCAGATGACTGGCCCTTATTAGACCCGGTGGACAGTATCTTTGCTGGCACCGTTGACCGACCTGCAGATTGTCTGGTAGCCATTATCAGCGATAGTCCAACCGATGTGTCGGAAGATACAGAGGGTGGTTTGCCACTTCGCTTCACGCTTCATCAGAATTATCCAAATCCTTTCAACGGCGAAACGATCATCCAATTCGACTTGCCACGGGCGGCAGTCGTCGATTTGAGCATCTTCAATATTCTTGGCGAAAAAGTTCGGACAGTCGTGACTCAACCCTATCCCGCAGGTTCTCACCAAGTGTTCTGGAGTGGCAACGACAACCACGGTAATCCTGTCGCTTCGGGTGTATATTTCTACCGAATTACCACTGAGAGTGGCAATCTATCAAAGAAGTTGCTTCTGCTGAAATGA
- a CDS encoding acyl-CoA thioesterase, whose protein sequence is MNNPQPDHTDSATRIVEVVFPSLVNHYGTLFGGIALQWMDRAAWVCSTRFTRKEMVTIASDKIVFKKPVPQGNLVELIAKIGRVGRTSVTVEVELYSENPLSGIRELATKGDFVMVAVDRNGKPAPIKD, encoded by the coding sequence ATGAATAATCCCCAACCAGATCATACAGATTCCGCCACCCGCATTGTTGAAGTGGTCTTTCCTTCGCTGGTCAATCACTACGGCACTCTATTCGGAGGGATCGCCCTCCAGTGGATGGACCGTGCCGCCTGGGTCTGCTCCACCCGCTTTACACGGAAGGAGATGGTGACGATCGCCTCGGACAAGATCGTTTTCAAGAAACCGGTCCCGCAGGGGAATCTGGTGGAACTGATCGCCAAGATCGGACGGGTCGGGAGGACCTCAGTGACGGTCGAGGTTGAGCTCTACTCGGAGAATCCGCTCTCCGGAATTCGCGAATTGGCGACTAAGGGGGACTTTGTCATGGTGGCTGTCGATCGCAACGGCAAACCCGCGCCGATAAAGGACTGA
- a CDS encoding methyltransferase domain-containing protein, translating to MKAAKSKATKEWFEELFPIFRTFFDNISPRTTRAEVEALVRYLRLKKGQTFLDCPCGIGRISLPLAERGIKVTGIDITTSYLDELETKALLRDLPIELQNRDMRKITFRNQFDAAGNLWTSLGYFKTDKEDYEVLKRIYRALKPGGRFLLHIINRDWIIRNFSASGWEKSAGVRYFERRNFDFATSHNRSQLTIYTKQKRSKLDMSIRMYSLHELIAIFERIGYVDIKAYGGFHEEPVTLESRMIWLSGKKPKR from the coding sequence ATGAAAGCAGCAAAATCCAAAGCAACGAAGGAATGGTTCGAAGAGCTCTTTCCGATCTTTCGAACATTCTTCGACAACATTTCTCCCCGCACGACGCGAGCCGAGGTTGAAGCGCTCGTTCGCTATTTACGACTCAAGAAGGGGCAGACATTTCTCGACTGCCCGTGTGGGATCGGACGGATCTCTCTCCCGCTGGCTGAACGCGGCATTAAGGTGACCGGAATCGATATCACAACATCGTATCTGGATGAACTGGAGACAAAGGCACTGTTGCGCGATCTTCCGATCGAATTGCAGAATCGCGATATGCGGAAGATCACGTTCAGAAATCAGTTTGATGCGGCCGGAAATCTCTGGACCTCGCTCGGCTATTTTAAGACCGACAAGGAAGATTATGAAGTACTGAAAAGGATCTATCGCGCGCTGAAACCGGGCGGGAGATTTCTCCTCCACATCATCAACCGTGACTGGATTATCCGCAATTTCTCGGCAAGCGGCTGGGAAAAATCGGCCGGGGTTCGATATTTCGAGCGCCGCAATTTTGATTTTGCTACGTCGCACAATCGCTCGCAGTTGACCATTTATACGAAGCAGAAACGATCCAAACTGGATATGAGCATCCGAATGTATTCCCTGCATGAATTGATCGCGATCTTCGAGCGGATCGGGTATGTTGATATCAAAGCATACGGTGGGTTTCATGAAGAGCCGGTGACGCTGGAGAGCCGCATGATCTGGCTGAGTGGAAAAAAGCCGAAACGCTGA
- a CDS encoding DUF4919 domain-containing protein: MSLLPVLVLLAAMAGPSEKTVIQPTAGDRPFAMDSLLVAKQKRISPDMLRDIGFVRYTALLMRSLDGDTTVDYSRMRFWFTQTRKYDPFCLSQGNQVCEFRDSMHLAYTAKNWNAVRQYATRILQRELCDIEAQSLASTANLQLGDSTLGQLQGWTSRKLLESIRSSGDGKSPETAYKLISDLEERPLLAYLGYTKREVETVEEAGRVFDKVKAVHNESKKTVDLWFDLTLPYIHLEQLPDSVKAARTRGQKK; this comes from the coding sequence ATGTCACTGCTCCCTGTTTTAGTACTGCTTGCGGCGATGGCCGGACCCTCGGAAAAAACCGTTATCCAACCGACCGCCGGTGACCGCCCGTTTGCCATGGATTCGCTCCTGGTCGCCAAACAGAAGCGGATATCTCCGGACATGCTTCGCGATATCGGCTTTGTCCGCTATACCGCGCTGTTGATGCGGTCGCTTGATGGTGACACCACGGTCGATTACTCCCGGATGCGCTTCTGGTTCACCCAGACCAGAAAGTATGATCCGTTCTGTCTCTCTCAGGGGAATCAGGTTTGTGAGTTCCGCGACTCGATGCACCTCGCGTATACGGCTAAGAATTGGAACGCCGTGCGGCAATATGCCACCAGGATACTCCAGCGCGAGCTGTGTGATATCGAGGCACAGTCGCTGGCCTCCACGGCCAACTTGCAGTTGGGAGATTCTACGCTAGGGCAATTGCAGGGATGGACCTCCCGAAAACTTCTTGAGTCGATTCGCAGTTCCGGCGACGGTAAATCCCCCGAGACCGCGTACAAGCTGATCTCAGATCTCGAAGAGCGTCCTCTCCTTGCCTACCTCGGTTACACCAAGCGCGAGGTAGAGACAGTCGAAGAGGCGGGGCGGGTATTCGACAAAGTGAAAGCAGTACATAACGAGTCAAAGAAAACGGTTGATCTTTGGTTTGACCTGACCCTTCCGTATATCCATCTGGAGCAGTTGCCTGATTCGGTCAAGGCCGCCCGTACACGCGGTCAGAAGAAGTAG
- a CDS encoding OmpA family protein, translating to MRRFLTIIVILFIATSAYADDYRYWFGGGAGLTQPAGGKDFSFKMGMAYGAVVGHRINDRWLVELNGSLINSKEEDVISSPADTLLPMGGLRGELKGIRVGALVSHTFRPAWSRFNFAIGFGGGLLDWKVVDEFNDTTLRVEGNRGQEIEYSASELFATAGLKLMLFPSKTVSFQFTGTADYLTGAGAEFAAPVNDARDRWLLSGMLTFNLHFGGGRPKEDWASDSSWQQPDGPSRPGKLASVDSDGDGISEDQDKCLGTPRGVEVDRSGCPRDSDGDGVADGLDDCPATEPAARGKIDIFGCPVDSDFDGIPDYKDNCPTNPVGAQVDVAGCPLDADKDGVPDGLDDCPTTLIGIPVDKYGCMDLSIFSKPMILHPDYEPGGFEIDSRTKSKIEALARALALVPDIRLEIVGYTDDIGVDGANQKLSEKRANRIRDYLVVYGVLGDRISTVGRGESNFVASNQTAEGRAKNRRIEIIFHK from the coding sequence ATGCGCCGGTTTCTCACCATAATCGTGATTCTCTTCATCGCCACTTCGGCATACGCCGATGATTACCGCTATTGGTTTGGCGGCGGTGCCGGTTTGACCCAGCCTGCCGGTGGCAAGGACTTCTCATTCAAAATGGGTATGGCCTACGGCGCGGTAGTGGGACACCGGATCAATGACCGCTGGTTGGTCGAACTGAACGGCTCCCTTATCAACTCCAAAGAAGAAGATGTCATTTCGAGTCCGGCCGATACTCTCCTGCCGATGGGAGGACTTCGCGGCGAACTGAAAGGGATCCGCGTCGGCGCTCTGGTCAGCCACACCTTCAGACCCGCCTGGTCCCGCTTCAATTTTGCGATAGGATTTGGTGGCGGACTGCTCGACTGGAAAGTGGTGGATGAATTCAACGACACCACCCTGCGCGTGGAAGGGAATCGCGGGCAGGAGATAGAGTACTCCGCGTCCGAACTGTTTGCCACCGCCGGCCTAAAGTTAATGCTGTTTCCCTCCAAAACCGTCTCGTTCCAGTTCACCGGCACAGCCGACTACCTGACTGGAGCAGGTGCGGAGTTTGCCGCACCGGTCAATGATGCGCGCGATCGATGGCTTCTCTCCGGCATGTTGACATTCAATCTCCACTTTGGCGGCGGTCGACCGAAAGAAGACTGGGCCTCAGATTCTTCCTGGCAACAGCCGGATGGACCATCCCGCCCCGGAAAGCTCGCATCGGTGGACAGCGATGGTGATGGCATCTCCGAAGATCAGGACAAATGCCTTGGTACGCCCCGCGGAGTCGAAGTAGATCGCTCCGGATGTCCGCGAGACAGCGATGGTGACGGCGTGGCCGATGGTCTGGATGATTGTCCTGCAACCGAACCAGCCGCCCGTGGAAAGATCGATATCTTTGGTTGCCCGGTTGATTCGGATTTTGACGGTATCCCCGACTACAAAGATAACTGCCCGACCAATCCGGTCGGTGCACAGGTTGACGTGGCCGGTTGCCCGCTCGATGCCGACAAAGATGGTGTGCCGGATGGGCTGGATGATTGCCCGACCACTCTGATCGGGATCCCTGTCGACAAATATGGCTGTATGGATCTTTCGATCTTCAGCAAACCGATGATTCTTCACCCTGACTATGAACCGGGTGGGTTTGAGATCGATAGCCGGACCAAGTCGAAGATCGAAGCATTGGCCCGCGCGCTGGCGCTGGTGCCGGACATCCGACTGGAGATAGTTGGCTACACTGACGATATTGGGGTGGACGGGGCCAACCAGAAACTCTCCGAAAAACGGGCCAACCGGATCAGGGATTACCTGGTAGTGTATGGTGTGCTCGGTGACCGGATCAGTACGGTCGGACGGGGTGAGAGCAACTTTGTGGCATCCAATCAGACGGCGGAAGGGCGCGCGAAAAACCGTCGGATCGAGATCATTTTTCACAAGTAA
- a CDS encoding glyoxalase, translating to MRPLFVLYVSDQARAREFYHAVLQMEPSLDVPGMTEFPLGDSALLGLMPAAGIKRLLGELLPDPASASGVPRAELYLMVASAQPYIDRALINGARQLSPLHARDWGHAVAYFLDPDNHVLAIAEVPGG from the coding sequence ATGCGTCCGCTTTTTGTTCTTTATGTCAGCGATCAGGCACGTGCCCGCGAGTTTTACCATGCCGTCCTTCAGATGGAGCCATCGCTCGATGTCCCCGGCATGACGGAGTTTCCGCTCGGAGATTCTGCCTTACTCGGACTGATGCCGGCTGCCGGTATCAAGCGCCTGCTTGGCGAATTACTCCCGGATCCGGCCAGCGCGTCCGGCGTCCCGCGCGCCGAACTTTATCTGATGGTCGCATCGGCGCAACCATATATAGACCGTGCGCTCATTAACGGCGCACGACAGCTCTCACCGCTCCATGCGCGTGATTGGGGACACGCCGTCGCATACTTTCTCGATCCGGATAATCATGTCCTCGCGATCGCAGAAGTACCAGGAGGTTGA